The following coding sequences are from one candidate division WOR-3 bacterium window:
- a CDS encoding co-chaperone GroES, which produces MKIKPLHDHILVERVEEEVKKGGIIIPDTAKEKPQQGKVIAVGDGRRDDKGNKIPLDVKKGDTILFGKYAGTEVKIVDKEYLIIREDDVLGIVEKEK; this is translated from the coding sequence ATGAAAATAAAACCACTACATGATCACATTCTTGTTGAAAGGGTTGAAGAAGAGGTTAAAAAAGGTGGTATTATCATCCCTGATACGGCGAAAGAGAAGCCTCAGCAGGGGAAGGTGATTGCTGTTGGTGATGGTCGAAGAGACGATAAAGGAAATAAGATTCCATTGGATGTGAAAAAAGGAGATACTATACTCTTTGGTAAGTATGCAGGAACTGAGGTTAAGATTGTTGATAAAGAGTATTTAATCATCCGCGAGGATGATGTTTTAGGAATAGTTGAGAAGGAAAAATAG
- a CDS encoding ATPase, with translation MPKGHRGIRGGLKPHLEDPYLTRKSYKEPTLCPRCGLVYKHRRWQRIADFDPNLAVERHKCPACRKEEDHYVMGIVYITGNFFKDRRNEIINMLKNEEKKEVVHNPLDRIMGIYEDGDGVRVETTSENLAVHFGRMLYHSYGGKVEYKFSDDQKLARVFWKRENKEVK, from the coding sequence GTGCCAAAAGGGCACAGAGGTATAAGAGGAGGACTGAAGCCCCATCTCGAAGATCCATATCTTACGAGAAAGAGTTATAAAGAGCCGACTTTATGTCCGCGCTGTGGGTTGGTTTATAAACACCGGCGCTGGCAGAGAATAGCTGATTTCGACCCGAACCTGGCGGTGGAGCGGCATAAATGCCCGGCCTGTCGAAAAGAAGAGGATCATTATGTAATGGGGATTGTCTATATAACAGGGAACTTTTTCAAGGATAGACGTAATGAAATCATTAATATGTTGAAAAATGAGGAAAAGAAAGAGGTCGTCCACAACCCCCTTGACCGTATTATGGGCATTTATGAAGATGGAGACGGAGTGAGGGTTGAGACCACCTCGGAGAATTTAGCGGTTCATTTTGGTAGGATGCTTTACCACTCATACGGTGGTAAAGTGGAGTATAAGTTCTCTGATGATCAGAAGTTGGCAAGGGTATTTTGGAAAAGAGAAAATAAGGAGGTAAAATGA